DNA from Sulfodiicoccus acidiphilus:
ACACCCGTTAGGGCCACCAAGGCCGAGGAATACCTTATCGGAAAGGTGTTGACTGAGGAAGTCGTTAAAGTGGCAGGAGACGTGGCTACCGATGGACTTACTCCTCCCTCTGACCTGCACGCCTCTTCCGAGTATAGGAGGCAACTCTTGAGGGTGCTAGTGCGGAGGGCCCTTTCGACGGTAGGTGAGGTGAGTTGAGCTTGGAGAAAGCGAGGATAGTGGAGAAAGTGAAGGTCTCCGTGAAAATAAACGGTAAAACCTACGAGGGACTCGTCGAGCCGCGTATGTTGCTGGTGGACTTCATAAGAGACGTGGCCGGACTTAAGGGAACTCACATAGGCTGCGACACCACCAGCTGTGGCGCATGCACCGTGCTGGTGGACGGAGTGTCAGTGAAGTCCTGCACAATGCTGGCGGTGGAGGCAGACGGTAGGGAGGTGACCACAGTCGAGGGTCTCAGTAGGGACGGGAAGCTCCACCCACTCCAGGAGGCCTTCTGGAGGAATCATGCTCTCCAGTGCGGCTACTGCACTCCTGGAATGCTTATGTCGGCCTACTTCCTCCTCTCAAGGAATCCAGACCCCACTGAGGAGGAAATAAAGGAGGCGATAGCAGGGAACATATGCAGGTGCACTGGTTACATTCCAATCATAAGGGCCATAAAGGAGGCTTCGGTAGAGATGAAGGGGGGGAGGAAGTGAGCACCGAGGCTACCTCCGAAACACAGGAGTTTAAGTGGATAGGAAAGCCGGTGAGAATCAGGGAGGATCTCCTATCACTGACGGGAAAAGGTAAGTACATAGACGATTTGGACTTTCCAGGGGCACTCTACTTAGCCTATGTTAGATCTCCTTACGGCCACGCGAAGATAAAGAGGATCGACGCTTCTAACGCCATGGCGCAGGAGGGCGTGGTAGCCGTATTTACTGGAGAAGACGTCAGGAGGGAACTTAACCCGTTCCCACAGATCCCTAAACCTCCTGCTGGAAACCTCCTCGATTACCCCCTCGCCGTAGATAAGGTAAGGTATTATGGCGAGCCGGTTGCGGCCGTTGTGGCCAGCAGCAAATATGTGGCCGAGGATGCAGCCGAGTTGGTTGACGTGGAGTACGAGAAGCTCCCAGCAGTAGTGGACCCAGAGGAGGCCCTTGAGGGAAAGGTGTTAGTGCATGAGGAGGTGGGCTCCAACGTGGTGTGGGAGGGCCTCTGGGACCTAGGAGAGGTAGATAAGGCCTTTCGGGACGCCGAGGTCAAATTTGAGGAGAAAATAACCTTCCACAGGTACGCCTCGGTTCCCCTGGAGACGAGTGGAGTAGTGGCCACGTACGACGAGGCGACCGATTCGTTTGTTATATACAGCAACAACATAATGCCCGTATTCACCGTGCCTTTAGTGGCCACCGCTTTGAAGACTCCCCCTTCCAAGATAAGGTTCGTCGTGCCCCCAACGTTGGCGGCTCGTTCGGAGGGAAAATAATAAACTACACTCACATGACCCTCCTCGCCTTCATAGCCAAGAAACTCAAGGCCACCGTGAAGTACGTGGAAACTAGGTCCGAGAATATAGCATCTGGTACCCACAACAACGAGAGAGTGTTTTACGTCAAGGTGGCAGCAAACAAGGAGGGTGTAGTAAAGGCAATAGACGTAAAGGCCATAGACAACTGCGGCGCATATCCCAGGTATGAGCCCGCGGGCGCTGTAATATGGAGCCAAGTCACCCCAGGAATATACGGGGTGAAGAACGTTAGGGTGAGATTCGTACAGGTGACAACGAACAAGGGACCGACAGGGCCTGTGAGGGGATACTCTAGACTGCAGCATAATTTCATGTGGGAGAGGGTTATGGATATGCTCGCGAGGAGGCTCGGTCTAGATCCGGCTGAAGTTAGGTTAAGGAACTTCATACGAAAGGAAGAGATGCCTTACAAGGGGCCTTCCTACGCCATTTATGATGGAGGGGATTACGTTGGGGCCTTCCGCAAACTCTTGGACGCCCTCGACTACGCTAAGTGGAGGAAGGAGCAGGAGGAGGCTAGAAAGACTGGAAGGTACATCGGAATTGGGTTTAGTTCCGTGATCGATTCCGGAGCTAATAACTTCGGTCAGGTGAAAATAATTAACAGGGACTTCCCGGTCTCAGGCAATTCTGAGGCCGCAATGGTGATGGTAGATCAGGTAGGAAATATAGTGGCCAGGATAGGGGCCACCGACACTGGACAGTCTCACGCCACCACCATGGCACAGATAGTTGCCGAAGTGTTCGACGTAGATCCGTCAGAAGTGCAGGTAGAGATGGGATTTGACACTCTGTCAGGTGTGTGGGCACAGCACTCGGGAGCCTACGCTAGCAGGAGCGCAGTTCTAGCAGGGAGCGCAATCTACATGGCCGCAGTCAGATTGCGCGACAAAATGATCAAGATAGCCTCCCATCTCTTGAACGAAAGTCCCTCCAACCTCGAGGTAAGGGGTAAGAGAATAGTCTCGAAGTCCTCTGGAAAGGAGGTGTCCTTCGACAGGATAGCTACCGTGGCTTGGTCAGACGTGATGTTCCTTCCAGAAGGTATGGAACCAGGATTAGTTAGTCATTACGTCTATAGGCCAGACTTCATTTACAACCTACCCGACGAGAAGAACAGGATCAACAATACCCTCACTTACTCTTACACAATGCACGGTACGGTTGTGGAGGTAGACCCCGAAACCATGACCGTAAAGATCCTTAAGCACGTTGTCGTGTCGGACCCTGGCGTAATGATAAATCCGTTAGTGGTGGAGGGACAAGAGCTCGGGGCCACAATGCACGGAATAAGTGCCGCCCTGTATGAGGATCTGGTCTACGACGCTGAAGGGGTGTTACTTTCCTCTACGTTTTACGACTACATGCCTATAGGGGCCAAGGAAATGCCCACTGTCGAGCTCCTTCACTCTGTCACTCGCTCTACAAGCTCTATGTTGGGTGTAAGAGGTATAGGAGAGGGTGGAGGAGGTCCGATAGGATCCATAGTCAACGCGGTTGAAGACGCCCTCACTCCTCTCGGGCTGAGATTAAGGAGGTCTCACATAAACTCAGCGGAGCTGTACGGCATGCTGTCCTCTCACCCTGGGGGTTCGTAGATAATCTTTCCAGATCTTAAAGCAATTCTTTTAATTATATCTAATATACGCTAGAGACTTCATTCTTTGTGATCATATAAGAAAGGGTTGGCATTAGAAAGTCTCCATGTCCTCTCCCTATTAATACTCTTTTATCTAATAATAATTTAAATAGACTATTTATAAAATAATTAAAGCCTCCCTTCGAGACTATAGCTCAAATGTAGTTTGCTTAAACACTTACTCGACAACGCTACTCCTCAGCCCTAGTGAGAGAGAGGAGAAATCAACGACGCATCTTAATCCGTGGGAACCAGAAGTCATCTATTAATGATCGGGTAGCAATAATTAGAGGGCAGAGAGGAAGACCTCAGGGGATTGAGGTTAACAGTGAGGAGGAGGAAAACGCCTTTACGCTATGGTTTCATCAAACACACAAAACGAATAGTTACCGAGTGAAATACTTGGGGAGTAAGTCGGGGGACATGGTTTGGTAATGGCAGCCATTGGATCTGGACTGAAAGTGAAGAGGAAAGCTCCCTTAAGCTCCTCAGGGCGATACCGATCAACTAGGTGTCTGAACTTGTTGTTACTTATCTAAACGGACTAGTTAGGTTAGCTCTCGAGATCCTTTCACCTAATGTTTAAGTTGTATAACTTCCTCATGACCTGCCTCACCACTATCATCCTCTGGATGAGGTTAGTACCCTCGTATATAGTCGTGGTTTTGGCGTCCCTCAGCAACCTCTCCACCGGCGTGGAGACCCCGTACCCCCGTGCACCTCGATCGCCCTGCTCGCCGCCCTCTCCGCGACCTCCGTGGCGTAGAACTTCGCCATGGACGCCGCCACCACCCCGTCCTGGAGGTTCCCCCTGTCGAGGAGGGAGGCGGCGAAGTAGGTGAGCAGCCTCGCCGCGGCCACCTCCGCCATCGCGTCGGCCAACCTCTCCTGGACCATCTGGAAGGAGGCCACGGGCTGGCCGAAGGCCTCCCTCTGGGAGGAGTAGGAGAGGGAGGCCTCCAGGGCCGCCTGGGCGAGGCCCACCCCCTGGGCGGCCACCGAGACCCTGCTGTAGTCGAACGCGAGCATGGTCTGCTTGAAGCCGTTCCCCTCCTCCCCCACCAGGTTCCCCTCCGGGACCCGCACGTCCTCGAAGAGGAGCTGGGCCGTGTTTGACGCCCTGACGCCTGAAGTCTCTATCCTCCCCTCCACCTTGAAACCGTGCTCCCTCGAGGCGAGGAACATGGATATCCCCATCCACCTCCTCTCCCCCTGGGAGGTCCTGGCTGTGACGAGGAGCCTGTCCGCAATCCCCCCGTTCGTGACGAAGGTCTTCCTCCCGTTTATCACGTAGTGCGACCCGACCTTCCTGGCGGTGGTCCTCATCCCCGCGACGTCGGAGCCCCCGGAGGGCTCGGTGTTGGCGAAGGCCACCACCGCCCTCCCGGAGGCGACCTCGGGCAAGTGCTCGGAGCGAAGCCTCTCGGAGGCGAACCTAACCATGGGAACGTTGAAGAGCCAATAACCGAAGACGTGGGTCGAGAGCGACGGCCATACTCTGGAGATCTCCTCTATTGTTATGGCCTGCGACAATAGATCGGCCTCCTGTCCTCCATATTCCCTAGGGACGTTCATTCCATATATCCCGGCCCGAGCCAACTCACCTCTCACCTCCGGCGGTATCGCCATCTCCCTCTCCCCCTTTTCCACGTAGGGCCTGACCCTGCTCTCGCACAGTTCCCTGACCGACTGCCTGAGTAACTCGTGCTCCTCCCTCAACTCCACCTTGAAGTCCTGAGGAGAAAACGGTAAGGTCATATCATAATTTCTTTGGTTTACAATAATAAATCTACCATACCCGAGGGTATCAAAGCGTGGGTGTCTAAGTAATCATCGAGTAGAGGCGCCGATGTTGGAGCTTTGAGAGCTCAAAAGGAGGGAAGAACCCCCTGCCCCAATGAAAGGTCTTCTCCTCGTTCTCGTTGGCCGAGGCTTTCGTTCTACTGCAGTTGAGGACTAGCTCCGCGTATTAACTGACTTTCTCACCGCCCTGGAAGGGACGAGGGTTCCCTCCCAGGGGGCTCGTCGTTCCCACCATCGGTTCGGGATTACATGTCTCGTTTGGTGGGCAGTCGAGTGGATCAGAGATCCACTCCCATTTGAAGAGGAGGGGACTTTCACCCATTACGTCTAGTCCCTTAAAGGAAATCGAAGCCGCTGCTCGCTCCTCCCTCAGTCCCATTAAACCTTAGATCGAGCTGGGGAGGAGCGTCGTTAGTACCACTAAGAGAAATTTTAACAAAGAAGTATAAATATGAGGGGGCTGTCCGTCCCGCCGTGAAGGGCGAGGCTTTCCGCCCCCTCAACCCCCGACTTTGTAACAGTGAGGAGGCGGTTGAGATCTAAGGGCGTAGTGACAAAAGATTGGCAAGCCTCGCCCCTTCTAGGGGCGGGGTAAAGTTTTTAAAATCCGAATACTTTAAAGTATTGTGGAATATAAGTCAACGAGGCATGTGAAATACCTATGCAACTATCATTTCGTATGGGTTCCTAAGTATCGTAGAGGCATATTAATCGACGAAGTAGCTGAATACACTAAAGAGGTCTTGAAATCGATTGCTGAAGAGTTAGGTTGTGAAATAATGGCCCTAGAAGTAATGCCAGATCATGTACACCTCTTCGTAAAATGCCCACCCAGATACTCACCATCATACCTAGCAAACTACTTCAAGGGGAAGTCAGCCAGACTAGTTTTGAAGAAGTTCCCAGATTTGAGAAAATACACGGGAGGAAAACTCTGGACTAGAAGCTACTTCGTATCGACAGCCGGAAACGTATCAAGCGAGACAATAAGGAAGTACATTGAGGAACGATGGGTGAAAGAAGGTGAAGAGGACTAACGTGGTTAAACTCGTTATAGACAAGGACACCCACGAGAAGCTCAAGGAACTAGCTATAGTGACTGCCAAATGCTGGAACGAGGTAAACTGGTTAAGAATGCAACAGTTCAAGAAAGGGGAGAGAGTAGATTTTGCTAAAACTAAAAAGAGGTTTACGAGAAATATAAGCATGTGTTAAAGGTTAATGCACAGCAAGTGGCTAGGAAGAACGCTGAGGACTGGAGGAGCTTCTTCTCGCTAATTGAGGAAAAGAAGGAGGGTAAACTACCAAAGTGGTTCAGACCAAGACCTCCAGGCTATTGGAAGGACGAAAATGGGAAATATAAGCTGATTTTCATCATTAGGAACGACCGTTACGAGGTGAACGAAAGCGAGAGGACCATCTATTTGAAGGACTTTAAACTCTCTCTGAGGTTTAAGGGGAAACTTAAGTGGTGTGGAAAGCTAGGTAGGCTTGAGATTCACTACGACGATGCCAGGAAAGCTCGGTATGCACATATACCTGTTGAGGTGGAGAGCACTGTGGAGAGCAGGGGGAGCTTAAGGGCTTCAGTGGACTTGGGAATTGTTAATTTAGCCACCGTTTATGTTGAGGATGGTAAGTGGTATATTTTCAAGGGTGGTGGTGTTCTCTCTCGATACGAGTATTATGGTAAGAGGACAAGTGAGGTTCAGAAAGTTTTGGCTAGGCATGGGCAAAGGAGGGGTAGGAAGCTTAAATTGCTTTACGATAAGAGGAGGGGGTTCTTAAAACACGCGTTAAATAGCATGGTTAGGAAGATAATGGAGGAGTTAGGACAAAAGGGGGTAAGTGAAGTTGTTATAGGTTATCCTAGAGAGATTAGTAGGAACCACGGCAACAAACTCACTGTAAACTTCTGGAACTATAGTTATGTCGTTAAGCGTTTTGAGGAGATTGGGGAGGAATTAGGGATTAAGATTGTTAGGGTGAACGAGTCTTACACTTCTAAGTCTTGTTCCCTGTGCGGGGAAGCCCACGAAAGTGGGCGTATTAAGCGTGGTTTGTTCAGGTGTCCCCGCATGGGGAAAGTTATAAATGCGGATTTGAATGGGGCGATAAATATTCTACACATCCCCGAGTCTCTAGGATCTGGGAGTGGAGGGCAACTCCCAGTGAGGGATAGGGGTAACGGACCGAAGGCCCGGCCCGTGGTCCACCTCTGGACGAACGGAGCGGGGTGGGTGCTATTAGCACCCACCAGCTATGAAGCGATGAAAATGAAGGCGGTAAACCACGAACCTATGATCCGCCCTAAGGGGACCCTCGCCCTTTAGGGCGGGGAGGAGGTCAGTATTGAAGTGCCTGTCCTCTTTAGTTTTCCACTTTGATGAAAATTTATAGAGAGCGTTTAGGCTAAACTACTGCAGATTGAGAGAGATCTACAGCTTTCCTACGAAACAAGAGGCAAGCCCAATTAAGGTTATATGCGCAGATCCAAAGTTTCTACTTCCTAAGGTCATTAGAGCTCTGAAGGACGTCACAATAAAGGAAGAAGGATATGTCGGATGGGGTTTTTATTTTGGAACAAATTTCACAATAAGAGGCCATGTATACTCTCCTGAGGATGGAGTTGTTTACCCTTTCGAGTTAGAGGGAAGGGGTAAAGGAGGTGGTAAAGTGACCCTTCTAGTTCATGAGAATCAAGTTACTGTAGAGTTCCAATACGAAGGATGGAAATTCACACCGTTAATGGGAACTGTAATCAGGGGCTGGTTGAAAAAATTCGGAGAGGAATTTGATGAACAGGTAACATTGGAGAGAATTAAGAGAAAAATTTAGTTTTCACATTTACTCTTAGCGGGGTTGAGGGGGCGGAAGACCCCTCATGTGAGGATGGATAGATCCCTCGTTTAAATATCGGTCTTCAAGAAACTACCCCAACGACACTCAACGACGGGGCGTCGCGGATAAGGTGAAGTTAAGGGGAAAGTCCCTTGTAAGGAGATGAAGTCGTCTTATCTCCACCTGTGAACTCGAAGCCGGAACTAGGCCGCTGGGCCTACTTCTGCACTCTCTTGGTTCGGGTCTTGTCAGTGGAGAGCGAACAATTATGACATTACTTTATTTCTCCTTATTAATAAAACTAAAGACAAACGACCTCCTTATTGGACTTCTATACTCCAGTATGTAGGGTCGTTCCACCGATGGGGTGGAGGAGGGTTAGCCTCTTCAGAGACTCCTGTGAAGTGCGAGGATTTCAGGATCGATTATGAAATAATACGGGATCCCGAGAAGCCCAAACCTCCCTGTAATAGTCAACTAACAGAAACTAGGAAACTAAACTTTTTACCATTTCCTTCTACGCCATTGCCGAGGTGAATTCCATGAGGGTCGGATTGGTATCTTATGGCTTCTCAGGGTTCGCTCCTTCTGTCTCAGACAAGAGCTTCAGGGAGATGACCTTCGAGGCGGCCTCTAAGGCCTACGCGAAGGTCGGACTCAATCCGAGGACTGACGTCGATGCTTTCGTGTCCTGCAAGGAGGACTTCTGGGAGGGAATATCAATAACAGACGAGTTCGCCCCGGACCAACTGGGAGGTGCACTTAAACCAGTCTTCACCGTTACCGGGGACGGTCTGTTGGGCATCGTAAACGCATATATGATGATAAGGACAGGCGCCTTCGACGTTGTGGTGGTGGAGGCTCACGGGAAGCCCTCGGAAGTGAAGTCCTACGGGGACGTGGAGCGTATGTCCCAGGACCCCATATATGTCAGGCCCCTTAACTTCCCAAACTATCACAGCGTCAAGGCCGTGGAGGCCAAGGCGTTCATGCGATCGGCCAAACTAACGAGGGAGGACTTGGGGCTGTACGTCTCCCAGACTAAGAGGAACGGGCTCTTAAGCTCAAGGGCTCCTCACGCCTCTGACCTTTCCGTAGACGCTTACCTGCACGAAGAGCAGGTGCTCGGTCCCTTATCAGAGAGCGATCTCGCTCCCAGGACAGATGCCTCGTTGGTGTTCGTGGTAGCCTCTGAGGCCAAGGCCAGGGAACTCTCTGGCTCGCCGGTTTGGTTAATGGGCGTGGGGTGGGCGTCGGACTACCACACTCCATCGTACAGGAACCTAGAGATCGACATGTCAGCTAGGAACGCGGCGAGGATGGCCTTCAAGCTCGCTGGGATAGAGGACCCCAAGAGGAAGCTAGGGTTCGCGGAAGTCGACGAAAGGTATAGCTTCGTGGCCCTTCGGGATCTGGTCTCAATGGGACTGGTAGACGACGTTAGGAGTGCGTTGAATGGAGGAGATCTGTCTAGAGAGGGCAGTCTCCCCGTGAACAGGAGGGGAGGTGCCCTCAGCGAGGGCCTTCCTCTGGAGGCCCATGGGTTAGCGAGGCTCGCTGCGGCGTGCGACCTCTTAGATGGTGTAGGAGTGGTGGTTAGTGGCACGGGGAACACGACCGCAGTAGTGGTGGTGACGCCTTGAGGCCAAACGTAAATGTGAAGAATAGAGTTGCTGTCGTAGGGGCTGGGCTCACCCTATTCAGGAGGAGGCTCCTGGAAACTCCACAGGAACTAGCTTGGATCGCCGCCAAGCAGGCCCTGCAGGAGGCTGGTCTGGACTTCAAGGACGTGGACTGCGTTGTTAGCGGGAGCGCTCCAGACGCCTTCGACGGCGTCCACATGAAAGGTGAATACTACGTCGAGGGTGTGGCCGACGGGAAGCCTCACGTCAGGGTCTACGTGGGCGGGGGGACTGGTGTGT
Protein-coding regions in this window:
- a CDS encoding xanthine dehydrogenase family protein molybdopterin-binding subunit → MSTEATSETQEFKWIGKPVRIREDLLSLTGKGKYIDDLDFPGALYLAYVRSPYGHAKIKRIDASNAMAQEGVVAVFTGEDVRRELNPFPQIPKPPAGNLLDYPLAVDKVRYYGEPVAAVVASSKYVAEDAAELVDVEYEKLPAVVDPEEALEGKVLVHEEVGSNVVWEGLWDLGEVDKAFRDAEVKFEEKITFHRYASVPLETSGVVATYDEATDSFVIYSNNIMPVFTVPLVATALKTPPSKIRFVVPPTLAARSEGK
- the tnpA gene encoding IS200/IS605 family transposase — protein: MEYKSTRHVKYLCNYHFVWVPKYRRGILIDEVAEYTKEVLKSIAEELGCEIMALEVMPDHVHLFVKCPPRYSPSYLANYFKGKSARLVLKKFPDLRKYTGGKLWTRSYFVSTAGNVSSETIRKYIEERWVKEGEED
- a CDS encoding STK_08120 family protein — its product is MREIYSFPTKQEASPIKVICADPKFLLPKVIRALKDVTIKEEGYVGWGFYFGTNFTIRGHVYSPEDGVVYPFELEGRGKGGGKVTLLVHENQVTVEFQYEGWKFTPLMGTVIRGWLKKFGEEFDEQVTLERIKRKI
- a CDS encoding (2Fe-2S)-binding protein, producing the protein MEKARIVEKVKVSVKINGKTYEGLVEPRMLLVDFIRDVAGLKGTHIGCDTTSCGACTVLVDGVSVKSCTMLAVEADGREVTTVEGLSRDGKLHPLQEAFWRNHALQCGYCTPGMLMSAYFLLSRNPDPTEEEIKEAIAGNICRCTGYIPIIRAIKEASVEMKGGRK
- a CDS encoding thiolase C-terminal domain-containing protein encodes the protein MRVGLVSYGFSGFAPSVSDKSFREMTFEAASKAYAKVGLNPRTDVDAFVSCKEDFWEGISITDEFAPDQLGGALKPVFTVTGDGLLGIVNAYMMIRTGAFDVVVVEAHGKPSEVKSYGDVERMSQDPIYVRPLNFPNYHSVKAVEAKAFMRSAKLTREDLGLYVSQTKRNGLLSSRAPHASDLSVDAYLHEEQVLGPLSESDLAPRTDASLVFVVASEAKARELSGSPVWLMGVGWASDYHTPSYRNLEIDMSARNAARMAFKLAGIEDPKRKLGFAEVDERYSFVALRDLVSMGLVDDVRSALNGGDLSREGSLPVNRRGGALSEGLPLEAHGLARLAAACDLLDGVGVVVSGTGNTTAVVVVTP
- a CDS encoding xanthine dehydrogenase family protein molybdopterin-binding subunit — its product is MNYTHMTLLAFIAKKLKATVKYVETRSENIASGTHNNERVFYVKVAANKEGVVKAIDVKAIDNCGAYPRYEPAGAVIWSQVTPGIYGVKNVRVRFVQVTTNKGPTGPVRGYSRLQHNFMWERVMDMLARRLGLDPAEVRLRNFIRKEEMPYKGPSYAIYDGGDYVGAFRKLLDALDYAKWRKEQEEARKTGRYIGIGFSSVIDSGANNFGQVKIINRDFPVSGNSEAAMVMVDQVGNIVARIGATDTGQSHATTMAQIVAEVFDVDPSEVQVEMGFDTLSGVWAQHSGAYASRSAVLAGSAIYMAAVRLRDKMIKIASHLLNESPSNLEVRGKRIVSKSSGKEVSFDRIATVAWSDVMFLPEGMEPGLVSHYVYRPDFIYNLPDEKNRINNTLTYSYTMHGTVVEVDPETMTVKILKHVVVSDPGVMINPLVVEGQELGATMHGISAALYEDLVYDAEGVLLSSTFYDYMPIGAKEMPTVELLHSVTRSTSSMLGVRGIGEGGGGPIGSIVNAVEDALTPLGLRLRRSHINSAELYGMLSSHPGGS